The sequence agttcaaaggctcaatatcacctgcaaatcgactttgataccacgaaatggggctgcatatattccggtatcatatctacaacactcatatctatgcaaactgatactaaccattgtgaatgatgacaaagtgtgatctcttctgcataaacgtcaaaattccaaagtgattggatcacctgattcgtatttgactatcgctgtctcattctgtatctctttctatcacccgctgaagataggcgccgccatattgaacagcctgtcaaaatgctgaaaagtagccatattgaacagcctgtcaggcagttgacagataagagatcacactttgtcataaTTCACAATGgatactaacaacaccacccgcgcacgaaaaattgagcaccatcagtgtgagcttcgaaaccattgtttactatatagtttggcagcttaattcgaggttatgttgcgaatagagtggaaggcactcgcaggccgtgaaaataggcactcgaatggagtggaatgaagaacagtaggaagaccagagttgcattggatcaatcattgcatcaatattaaagataaatttagaaaaaataattaaatacttgattataagcaaatattttctttcaaatactgcaattaaggtgtcctagatgctatatattccaaaattataacattttatgtctgtttaaaaatttaacttcaatttccctaagatttccgtaatatggccattagtgatgtttgtgtgtgtgtgcaaattttgagcgatcagctgttagttgcgctacttccctacaagacggaggtaaccagttcacccacacattcaaagcttttttcgctctccactaacacatcgacgtttcatgctgtcatcgaaatgacagttcattaattattccggaaaacattgaaacgcaaaaaaaatataaattgtttacaacgaaaaatatcttgtgcttttagttgtgacatgtgacggaaattaaaaattttgttgcagagaaaacctttttgcgttggcgaccttcgcccaaaataacattaagttaatttgagttgtgacatgtgacggaaattaagaatattgctgcagagaccatctttttgcgttggcggccttcgcccaaaataatattaagggtaaaattttacaagacggtacaccacctaatttaaaaatatcaaataataataaaaacggagctcgaggcgcgccatttgattccacgtttgataatttttgataaaaattgggtggtgcaccgtctttaaatcgttaccatattaagttgtatagaatcgacgggatggcctacaaggttttatgtcaactaaatcgctcccgatatggtcggcctagtaccttaatggttcccggaacgtacccgatctgcatccggcaaaggaccaacaaagtcgataacggggagtgtccttatcgctacaacaacaacaacattatttactttctgttGGGAATCCTTTGCAGAAGCGGTTGAAATACAACTCCATTTAAATGCGTTTATTTCTGATTATATGTAAATTTGATAATTACAATTAGTTAatgtattataataaatattaataaactcACCGCAGTTTCCACTTCTGCTTGGGCTGTTTTCTGTCGGTTTTTATCAAGTTTAAATTTTTCAACTTCAATGCTAACAGCTGACAGCTTAGAGAAGACAAAACTGCGGTGTTGCCGTGTGACATCAAAGTGATACAAATGGTGGTGTTGCCATGTAGCATAACGTTGCAGGGTATTTGAGGTCTGTTCATAacactttctgattttcattcatacgtatgtgcatttttaaataataaaaaaaatgttatattattctaatatatagcatctccgccgggttgctaTTCAGCTAAGAATATGCCAAAATGagaggaaatctacaaaaacaaggtactttacaagcaacatgctttggaatacggtaccaaactggttggatgtatttccctaaaaaagggtggaactacgcatcttggtttaccagtatttgcttcggtaatttatattgatttgtagtgattaaaaattgcaatagtagataatgtaatgtgaattaaaattgaataggtagccggagcaaaagaggcaactgatcggcatgcaactgttatttatgtggtgccaccgggagctgctgctgctatcctagaagcattagacgcagaaatgtctttgattttttgcatcaccaaagttgtgccataacatgatagggttcgcgttaagcacgctctcttaaggcaaaaaaaatcgcgtctagccaggcccgattgtccaggaatcatcgcaccagaaagggtaagtaaattggctaccatattaaatatataagcaacatgtatgaattttttagtgataatttgtcatgcttttgttgataatcaactgaagaatgcaaatacgacagagttcgaagttcatgtgaaatccaattaatttttttaattaggaaTTGGAGAgaaaaaaacatatgtatgtatgcatagaactgcatagaaggggaggaaaaattaattattatcagcaGATTTGCAAGCTTTTTGTCGTTTTCCCTgtatcgcagttgtcattacattgcgttaagagaggacatcaacaccttactacccacagccagttaaaattattgtaaattttgctcttttcatcactgtttcaaaacgtggaaagttatatatcgagcattccatggagaatggtgcattttagcagactttcgcattgccggcattattaatattcaatccctagaaggtttaatgtagtcatatcaatagttcccgagatggtggggctagtaccacaatggtgcttgttaccggaacgtagatagatagatcatttattgaggattgcacagtgacttgcacatctccttcacagcacctcatcctagccgacttccttgatgaaccccagcagtgttctttgcttgggggattaaatgtgggaatgctctggccatggtgagcccataaacttagccctacgtcttgaaattgcgccgcaatctagaaggatatggtccaccgtctgctgatccatcacaaaatcggtatttgttgttcgatactatacccagcttttgcatgtgactgttcagtctacagtgtcttgtaagaatagccgttggggttcttaggttatctttttgagaggcctattaatgcccaatatcgagttgtgctgtaaccccctaacagtaacttagattgactcaggcctggcatattgcgccagtgttctctcttttccctcccttctgctaataaatgcccctgtgggccaactggcaggaacggctcggggtcgatgggtcatgcagttgctgcctctctttccgtgttgtccgcctgctgttgttgtagtagcagtgcgtcgccccatccaataggtgcgaccgatcacaaattgtcatcaatgtcctctaacgggagtccaaagaaactttctgtttcaacaggggtgggcaataatgagaggagtgttagaggcgttggttgcacaatacagttaaagagatggttggtgacatgtggggacactttacaagcaggacaatgttttgtatgtcggggttgattctggatagataagagtttaacctgttacgttatccagctcgaagttgagctagagtgactactctcgtttccctagggagagtgcgttcctcctctgctagttttgttctttgagtacaggaatcaacggcatagaggtccgacgcctgtttgtggagttcactgaagacatgcttgtgttttttagcttcatacggctgtgttctcaggtgccgtatttcctcataatgtaatgaggccgtgaacaacaagagccacaaaagatttgtaaaatttacgaggacgctggattttggaatctagcccagagcaacctgtccgatgcaaccatcccttgcacgtgaaacactgacaagagtatttatttttttaatttaatttatttattattacggctgtttaggcccaaaacttaaactactaagtacaattaattgttataattacttatttctattgaatatgctgttggaatgccatgtgattccgatcagcatatttactagcgtgacagagggacgagtctgggagccactcattaaaggaaggttggaaaggacgcgtttccaatcctccagtgctcccagcttaaggcaacaaaattggAACTtatgtttttcaattatatgtgtattttaagctttcggaatgtcttggatgttggaaattgaaaataacgtgtatccaatcacccctcaactttgtttagtaaagacgctgtcggaatgcatgaagattccgattagcacagctcaacatataatgggaggttgaaaaggacgtgtttccaatcccccttgctccaacttttatttggccttattttcgttatttttgttacacattatataattttattgttatatttatgctgtcggaatgcgaatgattccgatcagcaacagtaaatatcgattttcttttccttagggccggatgcattgtattttgctgctaccattattaccattcccttttcgcgctccagtatcggtatatcatgtaaaaaaataaaagaaaaaaaactatcttattggaagggttttacaatgctccaataaactttttttaaaagtattgaagttattactactttttatgtgattaggaagttcattgaaatatttcaggcccttatatatatgaccgtcctaaaaagattcttttccggcaaacgcagcaaacccatttcccagtactggggtcaggagaaggacccggattggggtcgataccttcccggaagagagagtatggcgcagacccgctgcaaggatctgctgggggttacaatttgtgggagagacgcaacaaattaaacatggagtccgcctgctcattgccctccactcccctgtggcctaggacccaggccaacagtactacgttatgtgctcctaattgattcagcttttctacgcactgaaggacgagtgctgactttatttcgaacgccgcaagtgcctttagtggaacctgactgcctgactgagtatggcaattctttcattggggtatcagcgctgaaggttcagcttagcgcactaacttatggtgaatacttccgctcgaaaatgctcggatgtgcttttagagttactgatattttggttctgggtccgaaaactctggctccaatcccctctggcgtcttcgatccatctatgtaccttccgatcttgagcctagtaatacattgcacccgcctatacatatacagccgtaccaagagacggagcagcccattacatattggcacaaccggagcactgctggacatccatcctatatgaaagctatgcattcaaaagtgtttgtaccagtggctggtgcacaccgaactggaccaatgtatgctgtattgaggcctgcacaaataccaagctatgtttatgtaaataatgttactgctaatgtcaatttgcacggttgagcacatacagtacctacgtttatacaaggtggaacaccacactacctaaatggcgatgtagccaccgatcaggttgttgtaagagattaattaaaatatgttattcataaacactgattcttatattttgttttggtttttactttagagtcaacctgttatataagcgatgtcagctatgcctgtaacttaagcgccttcagatgtaatagttaccgcggacgcggtcacaggagtagttcactacgtggggattacactaatcaaggtctttcaatatcggaaggttttccagcactataacacaccaacaatatgtgcaatcactcgaataaattgtacaacaaacgttaacaccacatcatcagccagcaacaacaacaacaaacgcaacaagttgaaacttctaaacaattaatgactagtgaaccaccaacatatccgcaatatgcgcaaacatcaacaccaacatgtgtcgcctactttgcaacacggtgaagatggccaaggccattctgattctaatactgataaaggcgaaccattggcaaatttaaaaactcaaacagaccacgaaaaatgttgatgatggtattaattctagtacggatagaacagaatttaaacctaggaaaaaagctaaagttgataaaaacttaaccgaagatgacaatgtttctaattctaatactaaggaagatgaacctttgataaatatgaagcttaaaacagagttatcaaaaaatgacgatgatgataatgatgttgatgcaaagtccattgttgaaaatgatgaaaattatgaaacagaatctgaaaatagtatgagtgtggattataacctgaagcaaaactgtcatatcccgtacgaccagaattagatgttaagaaaagagcctacataaagaggctcagtatatttatggaaaatttatcatgagacaatgcccaatgtatgtatttcaattaaattcagcacattgttggaagcatctaaactttatgcatcgtgtagagaaaccagaacatttacaatttaaatataacgaacgtggtgcaaaatgtaaattttgtgatattcaagcagctacaccaagcttcaacaaattattggaccatgagatttctcatatgcctaatagtcattatttaaaatgtaaattatgcgattggaagacgaaaatacattcaagtatgaattttcatttacgtgtacaacacgctgaaacaattgatgtaacaacgaaaagtttagaattgaatgtttgtccatattgtaatcacaatggaatttacgcaaacacttaatacatcttttctatgtttagaatgtggtgaataatttagaacaaatacaagtttacgtgtacaccacaagatttgaacggaaatatcttgagggtatggttacacctatgtggcatctacaagctatttataatgactagtatggaatgaatccggatatggaagaaaacggaggtgacgaaatgaatcaccatgcttctttcgattctggtgatactcctgacatgcttcctaatttccctacgtctgatgttactatacctaccaaactaatatgactgcaaactgatgagcaacactaccagcgcaggaaaaataagaacttcaaaacaaggtttcggaaagggcacgactttgaatagacgttaatgtatttatatagtttataaatataaaaattcacatatgtaaagttcgctagagtaataaggcaataattta is a genomic window of Eurosta solidaginis isolate ZX-2024a chromosome 4, ASM4086904v1, whole genome shotgun sequence containing:
- the LOC137248066 gene encoding uncharacterized protein; the encoded protein is MRQCPMYVFQLNSAHCWKHLNFMHRVEKPEHLQFKYNERGAKCKFCDIQAATPSFNKLLDHEISHMPNSHYLKCKLCDWKTKIHSSMNFHLRVQHAETIDVTTKSLELNNVVNNLEQIQVYVYTTRFERKYLEGMVTPMWHLQAIYND